From the Fusobacterium periodonticum 1_1_41FAA genome, one window contains:
- the tnpA gene encoding IS200/IS605 family transposase: DIEKTLKELLIEISNENNIKIIEMETDLDHIHILIECSPQHFIPNILKIFKGISARKLFLKHPEIKNKLWNGHLWNPSYFVATVSENTEEQIKRYIQTQKER, from the coding sequence GATATTGAAAAAACTTTAAAAGAATTATTAATTGAAATTTCTAATGAAAATAATATAAAAATAATAGAAATGGAAACAGATTTAGACCATATTCATATATTAATTGAGTGTAGTCCTCAACATTTCATACCTAATATTTTGAAAATATTTAAAGGAATTTCTGCAAGAAAACTTTTTTTAAAACATCCTGAGATAAAAAATAAGTTATGGAATGGACACTTATGGAACCCTAGTTATTTTGTTGCAACTGTTTCAGAAAATACTGAAGAACAAATAAAAAGATATATCCAAACTCAAAAAGAAAGATGA